The genomic interval ACATTAAAGAGATTGTGGAGTATGCTCAGGAAAATTATATAACAATCATTCCTGAAATTGAATTTCCTGGACATTCATTGGCAGCTATGGCCGCTTATCCTGAACTTTCATGCACTGGGGGACCTTTTGATGTAAGAGCTTCGTGGTGTGTGGGCTTATCAGAAGACGTTTATTGCCCTGGCACTCCTAAGACTTTTGAATTTATGGAAAACGTATTGGCTGAGGTTATAGATTTATTTCCGAGCGAATACATACATATCGGCGGTGATGAGTGTCCAAAGTCTCGATGGATGGAATGTTCCAAATGCAAGAGTCTTATGGATAAGGAAGGAATTGCAGATGGCGAAGAGCTTCAAAGCTATTTTATCAAACGGATAGAGAAGGTTCTAAATAAACATAACCGAAAAATGATCGGATGGGATGAAATTCTAGAAGGAGGACTTGCTGAAACGGCTACTGTAATGTCTTGGCGAGGAGAAGAAGGAGGAATCGAAGCTGCGAAAATGGGAAGGGATGTGATTATGACGCCAAATAGCCATATGTACTTTGATTATTATCAAGGCAATCCTGTATTTGAGCCTAAGGCTTTTGATGATCGAATAAATTTAAGAAAAGTATATGAATATGATCCAGTGCCATCATCTTTAAGTACTGATGAAAAGCAACGTATTATAGGCGTTCAAGCAAACTTGTGGACAGAATTTATGCCAAATGAATCTCAAGTGGAATATATGACATTTCCTCGTATAGCGGCACTTGCGGAAGTCGCTTGGACTCCTTTAGAAAATAAATCATGGGAGAAATTCATGTTAAGAATACCTAAAATGATGCAAAGATATGAAGCCTTAGGAATCAATTATTCTAAATCTGTCTATACACCAGAACTCAAAGAAAGTTTTGATAATACTAGAAAAGAAATAAAAGTAACGCTAAGCACGAATGAGCCTAGAGCAAAAATATACTATACTTTGGATGATTCTAATCCAGATCCAGAAAATGCGATAGAATACTCCGATCCAATTATTATCAATACAACCTCAACTCTCAAGGCATGTCTATATCTGAATGGGAAACCTCTCAGCAATATAATTTCAAAGACTTATGAGATAAATAAATCGATTGGCAGAAAGGTTGTTTTTGGTAATCCTCCTTCAAAAAGTTATCAAGGCACTGGAGAATTCAACCTTGTCAATGGAGTGAGAGGCTCTATTGCTTATAATGATGGACAATGGAATGGGTTCAAAAATGATTTTGAGTGCACAATTGATTTAGGAAATTTACATCATATTTCAAGTGTGAGGTCAGGATTTCTTCAAGACCTTTCCAAATGGATAGCTGTACCGGAATATTTTGAGGTGTATACTTCTAAAGACGGTGTTAAATTCAGTAAAGCTGGCAAAAAAGATTTACCACTACCCAGACATATTAATGGCAGCTCGATATTGGATGTGTTAATAGAATTTGAACCTTTGCAAGCTAGATATATCAAAGTATTAGCTAAAAGTTCTACATTGCCAAAAGAGCATAATACGTCTGATCTGCATTCTTGGATCTTCGTGGATGAAATCATTATCGATTAAAATCAATTGAGATTTTATTCATTAAATTAGTGTCATATTATATTTGACCGTTTGTCAATCTCATAATTAAGAAAATAAGGGCAAGCCAAAACTTGCCCATTTCTAAATATCAAGTGCCTTTTGTGCTTGTGCTTGTGCTAAGAACTCTTGATTTCCAATGTTGAGATGCCAACCTGAGTAGGCTTTTGTCTGTATCATCCAATCAAATAAAGTAGGCAAATCACAATTCAAGTCCAAAGGCTTATAGCTATCAGGCACATACTTTCTATCCGTTTTAATCAAATACATACGAGTTTTACCATCGACTATTCTCCATGCCATAAAATGGTTTGGATAAGCAGGGTCATCGCTCTCTGTATGTGCCCAAACGTTTATTTTCATTAATTCGGGATAAGAACTTTCGTTTAAAGTCTCACTTTGATATTCCCAATATTCTCCAAGTGCTTGCTTGTTGTTAGAACCTCCTTTATCCAGCCATTCATGGTATCTAAGAAAGTCCAATAGATGACGATCATCTCCAATAATCGTTCTAGGGGGGAGAACATTAAGAATATCTGTTCCAAAAACACGATATCCAGGGAAGATAGAAATCAATATATTTTTTTCTTTGATTCTATAAGAAATTGTTGCTCCTCCCACTTCCATATAAAAAGCCAATATATCGTCGGGCAATGTGTCATTGCGTTCGTCTTCAACACATTCCATTTGCAAAAGGCTTTTTTGACCAAATACGGACAAGGAAAGGCCTTCTACTTTTTGATTAAAATTTTCGTTGAATGTCTTATATAGTTTTTTCCTGAATCCGAATTGGGCAAATGTTTTTGATTTGTTCTCAAGCTGCTCGACTTCCTCTCTGAAAGAAAATTTGGAAAAATCAGCTTCGGGCAATAAGTATTCCATCATTCGGAAAAAACCATTGTATCTTCTTTTGATATTTTCCGGTAGACTTTCAGCAACAAAAGCTTGCCAAAGCTCCATGCCTCTTGTCATTTCAAATAAATCATAATACTCTTTTAGATTTATTCTCAATGGACATAATTCGCCATCTTGGAACTTATAATATAGCTTATAATCTCCTTTTTGATCAATACGAATCAGTGTAGTGGCATCATGTCCAAAACCTCTGCTTAAAATTCTATATTCTGGATTATTGGGCAAGAATTCACGCAAAGCACGAGAACCATAGCCTATTTCAGTGCTTTCTGTATAATCCCAAATGTAATCTGATGCTAAATCTTCACCAGAAGCGTTTATACATCTTCCAAATTTTTCTTCATCCTCTCTGTAAAACCAAGTTGATCTTAAATGCCATGCATCAAATGCGAAAACCTCTTTTAATTCATTGTTAAAAACGATATTACATTCTATGAAATCATCCTCATATGCTTTGTGATAATCATCAATAGATTTAAATTTAGTCTTTGTTAGTCCTGAATAAAATATCGGGTTTTATAATTTGAGTTATCTCTAATTTTAACTCCATCAAGCTTCAATCTTTCTTCTCTATTCATAATTAAAATTTCAGTACATTTGAAGAGTGCATTTCTTTTAAACGATCGACAAATCTTATATATCCATCTTGTTTTCTTTCTTCAATATTATTGGTATTAAAATAAGTCTGCAACCATGAACTATTGCTTCCATTGATGACATTCTTAAGATCATCCGCATTGACTTTAAACCATTCTTTGAAAGTACCATGTATTTTTTCAGCTGAGTCAAGACTTAAACCACCCCTAGCAATAAAGAATAGTTTGATACGTGCGATACTATTGTCCACATCATAATGCTTACTTCCAAATTGTGGAATTTCGGCATTAACCCAATCATTTTTCACATCATGAACAGGCAGTATATATGGACTTGGAACATTTTGAGGCCTCTTATTCTTATTAGGCATCCATTTTTTTGTATTATCGTCAAAATCATATGTCCAAGCTGTGAACTTAATGTCTTTGGCATAAGAAGATATTTCAGGAAGTATCTTCAAGCTTGAAACGTCTGTCATCATCATCATAAGTGGTATTTATTTCCCATACGACCGTTTCTTTATCCCAGCTCTCCTCATAATTGAGACCTTGTCGTTCCAATACTCGATGCGGTTTTATAAAGATACTGGTACTGAAATTAAAATCCCGACACATCAGCATCGGGATTTGTGATATAAATAATACGATTGGGTTATTTATCCTGCCAATAATCTTCTTTAGAATCATCATCAACAGGCTCTATAAAACGTTGGGTTTCTACAAAGTCTCCAATGGTTTCGAAGGTAATATTGTTTTCTCCAGGACCTTCGCCCCATTCTTCTTTAACTAACATAGGATCATCGAAATAATAATTTTTTGCAAATTTCCATAGACTACCTTCTTTAATTATGAAAAAGCAATCCATAAATCTAATCCTCCTTTTAGTGATAGGGTTCACTCCTGTTGTATAAGCCACATAGACATCGCCATATTCAGATCCTGCATAGTGACTTAGCTTAAGAAGTTTTCGAGGATTAGACATTTCAATATCTTTATATTGGTCATAATAACTTGCCTCTTGTTTTGATCTTCCACTTACAATTTTATTCTTAAATTTTATAGTACAATAAGTATTTAACTTTTTTAGCTCTGATTCGAAAATATCATCACTAATTTGACATGCAGAATATTCTGTAATTATTTCTTGATAAAATACTTCATTTATAAAATCTATTACTTTTTTCATTTCTTATTTTTTTAAATAATCAGCTAAATATGAATCAATTTCTATCCTAATAGGCTTTTTTGGCAAAAGCTTTTTAATTCCTGAGTTAGAAATTAAATTACTTCCAATTCCATTTTTTCGAATAGATTTAATTATATATTCAACATTCATACATGTCTGTGGAATACTTTTATGTTGTAAATTTTTATTTATTTCTTTAAGCTTATCTTTAAGTTTATCTCCTTTTAAATTAGCTGCTTTAGATAATTCATTTTTAAGTATATCTGTGAGGTTATTTGTATATCAAATGTGGCAAAATCGGCATTATAAGCAGCTTTCATTTCATCCTCAATATCCTCCATTGTCGCTCTTAAATTCTTTTCTGCTTTGCCCATCTCTTTTACATTGTAATCTTGAGAGGTGATCAGCAAATTAAGAGCTTTTTTATTACCAGGGCCTAAGAATGTATCAGCTAGTACATGAGAGGCACTAAACACAAAGTCTTCAGGGATTTTTTTGAACTTATCGGATTCTTTAACTTCCTTATGTGCTGTATCCTGTACTGCAGAATCTACATGACTTCGAGTATTTGGCTCTTTGATTACCACATTTTCACCCAGTACAGTATGTTCTATCATTTTAGCTCCATTTACATCTTTTAATTTGATTTTGATAGTGAAGTCTCTCTGCTGTTTATTGCCATTGACTTGTGCATTATGATACCCTTTCATGATAAAAGTTGAATCTTCGATGCTGAATTCGAAATCATCAATATTATAGTCTTTATGATTTCTTACCAGATTAGCTCCGATATGCTTTCTTCTGTCTGGAATTTCTTTAGGTTCTAGCTTGTTATACTCTGTTGTTTTATCAAGACGACTCTGCGAAGGTTGTTGATCATCAAATCTTTTAATATATCCGGAGGAATTACTTGTTTCACCAACAAAAAAACACTAACTGATAAGCTAGTGTAATTCTGTATTTATTTAACCTTTGAATGTTTATAATTGAGCAAGTATAAAAAGGTGAGGTAATAGCTTCTGCAATTGTAAATTATCTCTTGATTCTTCTCCTCCCAGAGCTAATGAAGGAACAAATACTGCGGCTTCATCATGTTTTATCAATTTGAATTTTTCAACTGCATTTTGTTCCATTTTTCCATAAAAATCCTTTTCCCATAACCAATTTGATGTAACATCAAAATTTAAAAAAACATCTAAGCTATTACTTTTATACGTTTTTGTCCTTGTATGTATATTGAAATGAACAATATTTGGTCTTTTAGCAACTTCTACCCATTCCCATAAAAAAAGATTACCTGTAGCAGTTCTTGCAAACACTATAGCTCTATTGTCTATTTCTTTAAATTCTCTTACTATATCAGTGTATAGATCGGGGTTGACAATCCAAAATAACCCATTTTCATATCCTGAAAAACCTATGTTTTCCCATATATCAATTATTATATCATGATTATCATCAGGTCCTTTAATTAAGTCTTTGTATTTAGACAAAGTAATATCAGGCACCTCTTCATTATAAACTGGGGCACCCATTATTTCTAAAAAATCACTATATGACTTCTCCATTTTTCAAAGTTATTTTAATATTCATACTAGCATTGGCTGCAAATTTTTTTGTTTCGTTTTCTTTTTTCTTTATTTCATTTATTTGATTTCTTGTATTTATATTCAATTTTTTAGCTCGACTTCTCCATTGTGCTCCTATCCACCTGTTCACAGGTGAATCTCCCAGTATACCAAGATCTTCAATATCTTTTTTAGATTTTATTTCGCCTTTTAATTTAACCCACTCATGATATCTAGAGCTTACAATAGGATCACCTCCAGCTATTTGATCTGGGTTATGAAGAACAGACTTACCTGACAAATATGCTTCAGCATATTCATTAGCATCTTTTTGAATTTGATCAATCTTTTCTCTACCAGATAAGTTTTTATACTTTTCTTTTAATTCTGAGTTTGATCTAGATTTTTGTATATATATTTTGATTAAATCATTTTTTAATAACGCTTCAACTACTTTTATGTCCTTGTCTCCTTCTGGATCCCTTCCACTAGGATATTTTTTTCCTTCACTTTTATCTTTTTCTCGTCTATCTATAAAGCTTTGATGGTTATTTAACCAATAATTAGCTTTCATTTTATTTATTTCTGTTTTCTGTAGTTCAAGTTGACGTTTGTATTCAATTTTATATTTTATAAATAAATCATTTTTCACTTCATCATTGCTATAATTTTTCATTGGCTCTAATGATTTAGTAGGTACTCTAAAAATGATATTATATTCTTCTAATTTAAATGATTCACCCTTACTTTCAGATGCCACTTCCATACCTGGTTCTTCTCCCCGGCTAGCTCTCCAATCGTACACCCATTTTTTTCCTTTTTGGACAGGGGTTATCGATTTAAATATTGGGTATTTCTTCTTTGTTTTTTTAGCGACACCTTGGGCTTGTTTTTCAGTTAGTCCAACATTTGTATTAGATTCCTTTTTTTCTAAAGTATGAAGATAATCCAAGCCTTTTTTTACTTTATCATCATGGTCTTTTTTGTTCTTGGACTTCTCAACGTCCTTCTTCTTAGGCTTCGACTTGTCTTTATTAACAGAAGATTTTCCACCTTTGAATTTCTTGATTTTTTTGATGAACCAATCGATGATGTTGTCGATGGTTGGTTGTATTTTCTTTTTGACTTTGTTGATGATCTTCTTGATTTTACCGACCACGCCTCCAAGGTTGAGGAGCTTGGCAAGGAATCCTAAAATAATCGGTATGGTCTTCGACAAGGATGCTTCAATCGCTTTGCTGGCCGCAGCGATATTGCCTGCGGCGATGGCTGCCACGGAGTCAAAAACAGATTCTGCAAAACTGATGATTCTTTGGAAATTATCCATAAAGAAAGTGACTACCTTATAGATAGTTTCGGCAACTTTAAGCAGTCCTCCGACAGGGTTGGTCATCGCGACAATGGTCTTGACTCCTTCGGTCACTACTTTGGTGATCGCCCACTCTTTGAGTCCGTCGATAAAGGCGACTTTGACTTCTTCGGCTTTTTCCTTGAGCATATCCCAAAGCACCACGAGTCCGCCTTCTCTAACCTGCTTAATGATCTCTATGCTTTGCTCCGCCATTTCGATGCCTTTGGCTACTTTAGGGCCTCCTTTGGCGATAATTTGCGCCTTGATCTGTTCCCAGCCAAGTCCCATGACCTGCAAGGCCAAGTCGAATATGCCCTGCAAGTTGAACTGCTCCGGCATGTTGATGGACATCTTGCCCGTAGCGCCTGTCAACCAGCCTAAAAACCCTTCTTTAAGATGGCCTTGGATATTGTCTTTGAAGTTGCCAACTCCCGCGGATACGGCGCTAAGCACATTCTTGATGAAGCCTGCGGGATCAGCGAAAAAGGCCTGCACAGCTCCTTTGCCTTTCTCAAAAACAGATATGACTTTCTTAGGATCAACGCCGATCTTCTCAAAGAGCTCCTGAGCGAATAGCATAACCGCTTTCTCGGCCATGTCGCCCGCTTTATCCAACAGGCTTTTATTCTCTTCGATGATCTTGTCGATTTTCGCCTGTACTTTCTCGACCGCTTTTTTCTGTTTTTCCGCTAGTGTCTTTTTCAGCTCGGCCGCTTGTGTATTCACTTCCGCGGACAAAGCTTTCAATTGCTTCCTGATCGCCGCCGCGCTTTCGCCGATGCCTGTTCTCACCGCTTCCGGCAAACTCTTTTGATAAATGTCTATCTCCTCATGAGCTCCGCGTATGATGTCCTTGCACTCGTCGATTACCGACTGATTGGAGGCCGTGATCTCGGCGATGGCCTGATTGACGCTGGATTCGAAACGCGCTTTTTCCTGCGCGAACATAGCGCTCATGCCGGGAACATCCTCAATGCTCACTGTCAGCTTGCGCCACCAATCGACAATGGCATTGCTTTCTTCGTAATACTTGGTCGAAATAGCTTCCTGTTTGCGTTCCACATTGGCAGAAAATACCGCTTCTGCTTTGGCGACCCTGGCTTCAAATTTCTTCATGGAATCGCCATTGAGGATCTTGAGCTTGTCTTCGACTGTCTTCTTGGCTTTGCCGAATATGCCTTCTATATGCTCGGTTGCTTGCTTTTTTTGTGCTTCAAGCGATCCTTTTCTTGTTTTCTGCTCATAGGATACATTGCCTAGCCTGCGTTTACGCCCGTCAATAATTTTTTTCTGACCGTCCTTGGACATTTGCTCAAGCTCCTGATCCGCCTGAGCGGACAAGCCTTGAGCGGTGGAGAGTATATCATCTCTTTGAGAGACATTTTGAGATTCCAATGCGTCAAGGTCCTTGACCATCAAAGCCAATGGGGTATCTCCTAATTCCTTTACAGCTTCCTTGTTGATGCCAGCTTGCTCAATGATGGACTGGCCTGCTTGAGCGTAAGCCTGCATGTCCAGATGTTTTTCAGTCATGCTCGGCACCAATCCTTTGCCTATTCCTTCCTTTTCAGCCGCCGATGGCTCCATAGAAGGCAATGGCTCCGAAGCAGGAGCTGGGTCAGGCGTTTGTTGATTTTTGATCGCTCCAAAAGCGCCTGTCACTTCACCAGACTGGGAACTGATCTTGGATTTCATGGAAGCCGTCATTTGCCTTGCC from Aureibacter tunicatorum carries:
- a CDS encoding GAD-like domain-containing protein — encoded protein: MEKSYSDFLEIMGAPVYNEEVPDITLSKYKDLIKGPDDNHDIIIDIWENIGFSGYENGLFWIVNPDLYTDIVREFKEIDNRAIVFARTATGNLFLWEWVEVAKRPNIVHFNIHTRTKTYKSNSLDVFLNFDVTSNWLWEKDFYGKMEQNAVEKFKLIKHDEAAVFVPSLALGGEESRDNLQLQKLLPHLFILAQL
- a CDS encoding family 20 glycosylhydrolase, with the protein product MKKILLSLSLFWLFSACHTKVDELSNNIAIIPQPVTLDIKKGNFELSSATRIIFEKSQTSNADFLRSYLHTATGVNFDLKEANEPSKGAIFLTLDKSLKPSQYTLNIAENQIIIKGGDDKAVFYGVQSLRQLLPPSFEKSGNTSDIYLLPNVNIKDWPRFPYRGLHLDVGRHFMSKEFIKKYIDMLALHKMDKFHWHLTEGQGWRIEIKKYPKLTDIGAWRTELNGDKYGGFYTQEDIKEIVEYAQENYITIIPEIEFPGHSLAAMAAYPELSCTGGPFDVRASWCVGLSEDVYCPGTPKTFEFMENVLAEVIDLFPSEYIHIGGDECPKSRWMECSKCKSLMDKEGIADGEELQSYFIKRIEKVLNKHNRKMIGWDEILEGGLAETATVMSWRGEEGGIEAAKMGRDVIMTPNSHMYFDYYQGNPVFEPKAFDDRINLRKVYEYDPVPSSLSTDEKQRIIGVQANLWTEFMPNESQVEYMTFPRIAALAEVAWTPLENKSWEKFMLRIPKMMQRYEALGINYSKSVYTPELKESFDNTRKEIKVTLSTNEPRAKIYYTLDDSNPDPENAIEYSDPIIINTTSTLKACLYLNGKPLSNIISKTYEINKSIGRKVVFGNPPSKSYQGTGEFNLVNGVRGSIAYNDGQWNGFKNDFECTIDLGNLHHISSVRSGFLQDLSKWIAVPEYFEVYTSKDGVKFSKAGKKDLPLPRHINGSSILDVLIEFEPLQARYIKVLAKSSTLPKEHNTSDLHSWIFVDEIIID
- a CDS encoding polymorphic toxin type 15 domain-containing protein, giving the protein MAEEKEYAMAYKPQQANKPSPLYNEEDGSLRKMTVSVAEKYGTDVEAAGRSLEENIAVKYGYNMPQRPKSLEENMEEKYGLPKLAPTKTFKDTMAEKYGLRLASNSSKDEQQSESNQENELDNQLDDNKKEEIEESDFLNGETEIQKENAPQLTDSKQASTSTAPDSSPQPNTTKTATPNTQAPMLAPKVSAPQNDTLLSTNSKETTKEEAPEESASEIIVPQVNAVKIDLAAESKKAISISNKKINTQASAQKKTENTEKKASQIKKSLVTQPEEMQAKANASLVAGMKSVSPNKPSASDGKRSLQQGMRSSLPKTVKDVKEFRSRGTARQMTASMKSKISSQSGEVTGAFGAIKNQQTPDPAPASEPLPSMEPSAAEKEGIGKGLVPSMTEKHLDMQAYAQAGQSIIEQAGINKEAVKELGDTPLALMVKDLDALESQNVSQRDDILSTAQGLSAQADQELEQMSKDGQKKIIDGRKRRLGNVSYEQKTRKGSLEAQKKQATEHIEGIFGKAKKTVEDKLKILNGDSMKKFEARVAKAEAVFSANVERKQEAISTKYYEESNAIVDWWRKLTVSIEDVPGMSAMFAQEKARFESSVNQAIAEITASNQSVIDECKDIIRGAHEEIDIYQKSLPEAVRTGIGESAAAIRKQLKALSAEVNTQAAELKKTLAEKQKKAVEKVQAKIDKIIEENKSLLDKAGDMAEKAVMLFAQELFEKIGVDPKKVISVFEKGKGAVQAFFADPAGFIKNVLSAVSAGVGNFKDNIQGHLKEGFLGWLTGATGKMSINMPEQFNLQGIFDLALQVMGLGWEQIKAQIIAKGGPKVAKGIEMAEQSIEIIKQVREGGLVVLWDMLKEKAEEVKVAFIDGLKEWAITKVVTEGVKTIVAMTNPVGGLLKVAETIYKVVTFFMDNFQRIISFAESVFDSVAAIAAGNIAAASKAIEASLSKTIPIILGFLAKLLNLGGVVGKIKKIINKVKKKIQPTIDNIIDWFIKKIKKFKGGKSSVNKDKSKPKKKDVEKSKNKKDHDDKVKKGLDYLHTLEKKESNTNVGLTEKQAQGVAKKTKKKYPIFKSITPVQKGKKWVYDWRASRGEEPGMEVASESKGESFKLEEYNIIFRVPTKSLEPMKNYSNDEVKNDLFIKYKIEYKRQLELQKTEINKMKANYWLNNHQSFIDRREKDKSEGKKYPSGRDPEGDKDIKVVEALLKNDLIKIYIQKSRSNSELKEKYKNLSGREKIDQIQKDANEYAEAYLSGKSVLHNPDQIAGGDPIVSSRYHEWVKLKGEIKSKKDIEDLGILGDSPVNRWIGAQWRSRAKKLNINTRNQINEIKKKENETKKFAANASMNIKITLKNGEVI